The DNA segment tagatttacaaataagtcatcatgaccgaaatggtcagttgacccgtttaggagttattgccctttatagtcaatttttaaccatttttcgtaaatcttagttatcttttacaaaaatcttctcctctgaaactactgggccaaattaatccagacttggcaacaatcatctttggggtatctagttttaaaaatgtgtccagtgacccgaatatcaaatcaagatggccgccacagctaaaaatagaacataggggtaaaatgcagtttttggcttataactcaaaaaccaaagcattttgagcaaATCCGACACgggtataattgtttatcagatcaaaatctatctgccctataattttcagatgaatctgacaacccattgttgggttgctgcccctgaattggtaattttaaggaaattttgctgtttttggttattatcttgaatattattatagatagagataaactgtaaacagcaattatgttcagcaaagtaagatttacaaataagtcaacatgaccaaaatggtcaattgaccacctaaggagttattgtcctttatagtcaatttttaacaattttcataaaatttgtaaatttttattaacattttccactgaaactactgggccaagttcattatagatagagataaatgtaagcagcaagactgtttagtaaagtaagatttacaaacacatcaccatcaccaaaacacaattttgtcatgaatccatctgcttcctttgtttaatattcacatagaccaaggtgagcgacacaggctctttggagcctctagttttctgATAAGACAATATTCAAAATTCTTACTAGTGTAACATCAGTTTATTCAAAAATCAATAACTTTAAAACTTGAGAAGGATCCAATCTAGATTTTCAGGCTCTATAAAACCCTGAAATATCTAGGATGTGATATATTTGTAATAAGGTTTCCACAGGTACAGTCAAACTTCCAAACCAAATCTTTATGAAATGCATGTCAATTAGAAAAGGTTTTAAGACATTTGATGGTCTTTGGTAACATTCCTGAAATATTACCTCATCAGTTGTTCAAAGATTACCTTCATTGAAATCTAAAACCTCACTATATGTAAATGGAATAGTGAACAAGTTTGAAATAAAGGAAAAATACACACCCTTGGGAAGTTATCTATGGAACATCACCATCCAAAAAATTAACATGGAAAGGAAGAATAAGTTTTTCTTGAAGAGAGTTACCTTGTGaactaaaatatacaaaactatAGAAAAGGACATTAATTGTCTTTTGAATAAGATTTATTCACTTTGATGGAAAATGTCttcagtataataaaatatttattgatatttcaagGTAATACAATATAATCAAGGTAACTGTGCATTGTAAGTGTaattaaacatttcaattaAATGCATATGACTGCTGAGAATTACatgccaaaaaataaatatctcttaaaaaaaatggatacaAGTGAATCTCCTCTGAAATTAAAGCAGTTATATTGTTGAGTATAACATTTATTAATCGAAAACAAACTCTGTATATGGCACTTTAATTATATGTAATGtcatctgattaaaaaaatcttttattgttTCTATAATGTTTTGATGTTTCATGGAACTATTGGAAAAAGTTTCTACATTAGGTGGATCTTCAGTAGTCAAATGTCCATACATAACATTTACAGTTGTAAAATTTACACCATTTTTTCTCAAATCATCTACAAAAGCTGATGGAGTAACTACATAAATGTTACTTGAATTTTTGTTCTcctgaaaatcttttattttatttaatcttttaGGGACTATTTTTAAGAAATGTTGAATATTACCACCTTGTATATCGAGAATTTGTGATTTTGAAGTTCTGCTTAGCAGAAGGCAATGTGGTGGCATGTATGTTcgatgataaacaaatttatcgtttatattataaaaagatgcaCCAGACTTGAGATCCTTTTGAATGTGCAATAAACTTTGTATTACTCCACCCTGATGTAAAAATCCATATATTGGGGtcataataatattaaaaaataaccaaGAACATACAAATAATGTCTTCAGCTTTGATTTTTCCTGAATTTGTTCAATTCCAATCATAACTGCAAGAGGTAAAATGGGTAACAAAAATCTAGGTTCCTGATGCGGAAATGTTGATAATAGTATTACTGGTATAAAAAGCATTacaaatgggagataactcctgTGAAACTTCTCCTGTCTCCATAACAGTACTGAAAGATGTAAAAGTTTTTTATAAATGAGCAAAGTTAGAGGTCCAAATAAAAGAGGAAGATTTACAATGAAATGAAGATATCTTGGATGAATACCATGTTCTGCTAAATTATGTGGATTCATATTGTACAACAGGAAATTATATGGTGTTATAACCACCCATCGAAGAAACGTTGTAAACAAACACATGAACTCAGAAGTCTTCTGTTTATCACACTGGCTTAATAACAATGGGAAATTTTCCCCAAAATACTGGGTATCAACTGCAGTAAGTATTATAAATGAAACTGAGGCTCCTGCTCCAACAAACACTGCATGAGTAGTTATCTTTTCTTGTTTAGCCTCGCAATACATCAAAGCGGGAAACAAAGCCATTATAGCAAATGTAGGTCTGTTAAACACTCCAGCCATACCTACAATACCAATTAAAGTGGCCTTCACATAAAATGTTGTTGTTAAAGACTTTGTGTAGTGTAATTTTGCTTCagcagattttatttttttagagcGATAATCTTTCATTGAAACTCGCTGTAGATTTTCTTGAATCTCTTCTTCCTCCTCATCAAATCTGGATTTGACGTAAAATTGAATAGTTCTATCTGTGAACACCAGGAGTAATAAAACAGCAAACAGTACTGCCTCAATACTGTTAGTAAAGGTTCTTGTCATGTATGTCAACATAACATATGATGCTGCCATTAATCTTAATCCTAGTTgctcatttaaattaaaacacttGCAAAGTTTGCATAAAGTATAATCTAACACAAGACTTAGAGTTGCTATTACTAAACGAGGTATGACAATAATCCAGTATGGAGAAATGACTGCTGGTTGAAATTCTCCAAGAAGTTTCAAAAATTTCAGCGGCAACccaaaaaagatatatattaatgaGACACTCCTTATTGGAAGTACTGTATATTCCCATGGCTTGTTTACTTCAATGTTGAATATATCACCTTAAAAGGAAAAGgacaatgaatttaaaaatgtatcataAATAGATGATATAATTTCCATGtatgttgattattttcttttttcttacttttttcaggttatatatatatcttccaAAGTAAGTCCAAATTAAGTCTATTTACAATcatataaactataaatatacatttgaatTACATCAACATCAATAATACATacaatacatacatacataaacaCAAACCATGTGACAGAATAGCAAAAGGTGTTGTAGGTAGTAatacacaaacattattttaacatttcagtTCTATTAAGCTTAAAagatctaaatatatataagtttacATAAGTTTACATTGTATACAGCTGGATGGCTGCACCCACATGATGAAGCTATTCTGTCTAGCAAAATATTGTGTGAATCTGTAAATATATCAACTATTTTTATAACTCACACTAGCAATTTGTTAAAGTTACATTCTTAGCCATTTCAAACTGATCCATATCAAGATAGATTgatgttgattgttgctataTATTCCTGCAGATAAATGGGGTTtaataccactgtcccaggttagggggagggttgggatccagctaacatgtttaaccctgccacattatttatcagtgttccagctaggcCGTTTTCAGAGGGCGCGGCGCCCGCCCTTTTCCGAGTGGCGCCCTGTGCCCTTTTTACAGTTTCCAGGGCGCCCTGTCTTTTTTGAAGATCGATTGCATATTAATTTGTTCGTATTAATATGATACGCTAATTACTAAATTTTACCGGGGGAAAAGTTTAaatatgtatgtgcctttcccaagtcaggagcctgtaaattcagtggttgtcctttgtttatgtgttacatatttgttttccgttattttttttactaaataaggtcgttagttttatcgtttgaaatgttttacattgtcataacggggccttttatagctgactatgcagttggggctttgctcattgttgaaggctttagggtgacatatagttgttaatgtctgtgtcattttggtcttttgtggattgttgtctcattggcaatcataccacatatcttcttttttatatttaaggtaTATGACAAAAGCATAATTCAGTATAAACTGGTTTTCAAGAGCTGATAAGGGGTCTAAAGATTTCATGATCAATGCTACAATTTTTGTGTCAACATTCCATAAGGACGCTTTGTAAAGATCAGTCTTTCATAATGTGTTGCCTTGTAGCATATGTAGTGTTTCAAAAGTGAAGAGAAAATAAAGTTAATCAAAATCAAAGATTGCTTATcataagggacgacatcaaaggATCGATGTaggaaaaaaactaaaaccaaatagtttgggggtggggggttaacattgctgcaagttttgttactttataatcaattttacatttatccatataggtaaatcaatttttctcaaattaagttaagaggggagaggggggggtcagtgaaaaaactatgtgaattaagttttttatcctacattgaacttttgatgttgtccctaaaCATATGGCAacttattattttatacatttaaatgaaatgaaaattttcatttaggACTTTCCATGAATAGAATTATATACCTGTTAAATAAAGCTGAACTTGCCATagatacacaaaaaagaaattatctTTCACAACTGTAACTATTGAAGATCAATTCTATGGTAAAAACTGTTCACATACATATGCAAATGTGTGAGATTAACATTTCACAGTCAGGAAGCCAGGAAAAGATAATGTAAAAAGTATTGCTACCTTATCTAGATTAGAAGTAAATATATTTGTGGTTAAAAGGGTTTctttcttataaaatataagGTTTAAAATCTAAGTCCTTCTCTGAAACTGAATGTAAATACAGATAACAATGTTTGTAAAGTAAGGGGAGACAATCAACTAACCTGAAATGACTTCAGTTGTTTGGAAAAACTCATCTGGGTGTATATATCCGTACTGTGGTATAAAAACTAGTAAAAATCTCAGAAAAAGTAATCCAATGTAAATAGAATCCATAActggaaaatataaatttgaatttttgacatgtttaataataaaatgtatgtttttcttacagtaattaaCATGCATACTATTTGATACCTTTCATTATCATCATCTTAGTCTAACatatcaatttaatataaatgtgtttgtacaaaaaaatatttttattgtcattaattttttatgttcaacTGTCCTTGTTGTTGTTGCATGTCTCTGCTTTAATCATATATGATCCAAAATACTGGAAACAAGCTCTTTTTTGTGACTCTAATAAAGCTAGTCATGGTAATAATTATAAACTAAGAACATATGATCATATCACaaagttaaaattaattttaaattagaaaatatcttcTACTTgatcttaaggtggtacctaacactacagggagagaactctgtaaaatcagcagaacgttttaatgacatcgtgttgttaagggaatataaagcttctcaatgatcaaaataagtttttgtcaaactgctatataaccagtgtaatttttctgattaaacagttggttcaatttttttgaaatttttatattttttaccaaaagttcaaagtaaatactttgtcaaaatttaaagaaaattaaacgagccaaattaattttagttcaagtgttaggtaccaccttaacaaaagtattttttcttaaatggtAAATAACAGAGTTTGTAATAGCAAATTACTAATAGAAGTTGGTAGATATACTAGAACACCTTCAGAACAGAGAATTTGTCAAATTTGCAAGGATGGAATTGAAGATGAGTTCCATTTCCTCATTCAATGTAAAGCGTTAGAACTAAACAGAAATGTActcttttgaaatttaagtgATATACTTCCATCTTTTGTTAATATGTCTGAAAAAGATAAGTttagtttcattttgaaaagtaatgataCTGACATTAGTACTGTATATGTAGCTGGAATAAGAGATATGTATGATTTGaacaatcatttaaaacaaacataatgttGCTAAGAGCTTTTATAGTATGAAAGCTTATTGTAATGGCTTG comes from the Mytilus trossulus isolate FHL-02 chromosome 3, PNRI_Mtr1.1.1.hap1, whole genome shotgun sequence genome and includes:
- the LOC134712417 gene encoding GPI mannosyltransferase 4-like, which encodes MDSIYIGLLFLRFLLVFIPQYGYIHPDEFFQTTEVISGDIFNIEVNKPWEYTVLPIRSVSLIYIFFGLPLKFLKLLGEFQPAVISPYWIIVIPRLVIATLSLVLDYTLCKLCKCFNLNEQLGLRLMAASYVMLTYMTRTFTNSIEAVLFAVLLLLVFTDRTIQFYVKSRFDEEEEEIQENLQRVSMKDYRSKKIKSAEAKLHYTKSLTTTFYVKATLIGIVGMAGVFNRPTFAIMALFPALMYCEAKQEKITTHAVFVGAGASVSFIILTAVDTQYFGENFPLLLSQCDKQKTSEFMCLFTTFLRWVVITPYNFLLYNMNPHNLAEHGIHPRYLHFIVNLPLLFGPLTLLIYKKLLHLSVLLWRQEKFHRSYLPFVMLFIPVILLSTFPHQEPRFLLPILPLAVMIGIEQIQEKSKLKTLFVCSWLFFNIIMTPIYGFLHQGGVIQSLLHIQKDLKSGASFYNINDKFVYHRTYMPPHCLLLSRTSKSQILDIQGGNIQHFLKIVPKRLNKIKDFQENKNSSNIYVVTPSAFVDDLRKNGVNFTTVNVMYGHLTTEDPPNVETFSNSSMKHQNIIETIKDFFNQMTLHIIKVPYTEFVFD